The genome window TTAAAAGCGcgtttatttttatacaattacAGTGTTCATAGAAAGAAATAACATGGACACGCTTTTAAGGCACTATACACTGCATCaatttttcaagttttaaaataaatattttctaaattaagTCGTACAAGAATTATATTCAAATGTAATGCTGCGTCAAAAATGGGATTTGGATTTATGTCTAAAGTGTATgaagatgttttaaatgcattttatttagtCAGTTCATGTACAGTATGATAATGTAGCGCACTTTTGCACCTGCAGATATTCCTGTTTGCGCGGGTTGTAACCAGCACATAGTGGATCGGTTCATCTTGAAGGTTCTGGATCGACACTGGCACAGTAAATGCTTGAAGTGCAGCGACTGTCAGTCTCAGCTCGCCGAGAAATGCTTCAGTCGAGGAGACAGTGTGTACTGCAAAGATGACTTCTTCAAGTGAGTTTCTTCCTCTTTATATTTTCACTCATGCATGCGTTTCTGACTGCATCGAATCAACCCGTCACTCTGTTTTTGTCCAAAGGAGATTCGGGACAAAGTGCGCCGCGTGCCAGCAGGGCATCCCACCCACGCAGGTGGTCCGGAGGGCGCAAGACTTCGTGTATCACCTGCACTGTTTCGCGTGTGTCGTGTGTAAAAGACAGCTGGCCACAGGTGACGAGTACTACCTGATGGAGGACAGTCGACTGGTGTGCAAGGGGGATTACGAGACCGCCAAACAGAGAGGTACATTCACACATGCTCGACAAACGATTAAGGTGGATTTCAAATAATACAGTTATttcaaaaaaaactattttcgaTATATATTTTGTGGTTATAAGTGACGACATTAATTAGGGTTTAATTCAACCCTCTAAAGTCACAGAAAAATTGAATACTGTcactgaaaaagaaaaagaaaaggtaTAAATCTACAAAGGAAAAATACAAGTTTTTCCCATACTGTGAAAAACCACTGCATGTGAATAAAAGTTCGGCTCACCAAAGAATCTTTCAAGGTCAAGTCAAAGGTTCCACCGTTTCATAGTCTAGAACCTTTTCCCTtaacaaagaaccttttgcgCAGTATACATATGATCCTTATGGAACACACAATCCGATAAGGAAGCTTTTAGGAGCCTTTATTTTTACACGTGTGGTGGTTATCATCATTATACGTTAATAGACTTTAACTCGTGTTGTTGTTGGAAGAGATGCAAAACCAGACGTTGGACAAAACGTTTGCGCAAGCACAGTTCTGTCAAAGTCTTAATGGTTTTACTTCTTTTATTCAATGACCTCACATTATTGGCTGCTTTTAACTCTGAACTTAATCTTGCTGGTCGTGGGCTCGTCCATAAACATTTGACCCAGCTCAGGTAATTGCGAACTCGCCAGCCTCCAAATCGATAAGTGCCAACGCCATACATAAGCGTCATAGTGAGAGGTGCGGTGGAGCTGATGTATGGAGCTGGAGGACGAATCTGCATTCAGAGCAGTTTTCTGCTCCTTCAAACCCATGCTGGATTATTTTGGAAATGGGATCTGAAAAGGCCCCCGTGCGTCTTACATTGACACATTACGCTGAACGTCACTGGATAATTACACACTAAATGTTTAATACGTGTACTTAGTTGAGTGCCTTAACTTCGCATACGTTTccattaattaaaatgtttattgatgttTAGCGTGTatgattttgtaataataaataatttcgTTTTGAGAGAACGTGAATAAAATTGTGCATGTGTAATACACGCCTATTTCACATGCGTTGTGATTAATCAAAATGTAgctttaaattatatacaatatatttaataaaaaacttggtttttatttattgatattaaagATTGTTatgattttgttaataaatgtgtttttcatatttcagaGGCGGATTCGACGGCGAAACGACCCCGCACGACAATCACCGCCAAACAGTTAGAAACACTGAAGAACGCGTATAATAACTCACCGAAACCCGCGCGACATGTGCGCGAGCAGCTGTCGTCAGAGACCGGCCTCGACATGCGGGTGGTGCAGGTAACATTCACATCAACTATATCCATGTGATTTGTAATTCACTCAACGGGTGTTTATTATGGATTTACAGAGTAAAAACTGACGCTTAATTTATGGTTGTTTATTTTCACCTGAAATTTTTAAGTAATTTcgtaattatatattttttcgtAAATAAAGTAATTCAGTTATTTAAATGCGACCGTAAAGCACATTTGAAAAGGTTATctgcaaaaaaatgtttgacacTATGTGGGTACAGtctcagatttttcttttttaatcgAAATATTCGTGCATATAATGGAATATTACTCCAAACGTTGGATTCCTGCAAATTCATTTAAACGATTTACAAAACATGGAGAAAAAATAAGTCTGTGAGTTGTTtgatattttctatataaaacttaaaaaaacagtgtGCTCTTGGtgtaaatgaaaagttttgcctttatttttttatttctgtctgcTCAGGAGACTGTTTGGATACACATTGGTTGCATATTAAGAATGTCCCAAATTGGTTTTAATTTCAACATAAAAAAGTTTCGAAACCTTAAATTCATGCATCTGATgtcaataaatatgtttttgctttgttgTGATATGATGTAGTTGACTCTATTATTGACTCTTGTGCAATATGAAGCATGGCgttaatatgaaaatgaattgtgTCTCCGCACAGGTCTGGTTTCAGAACAGACGGGCAAAAGAAAAGCGTTTGAAGAAAGATGCAGGACGTCAGAGATGGGGTCAGTATTTCAGGAACATGAAGAGGTCACGTGGAGGCTCAAAATCTGATAAAGACAGCACGCAGGAGGACGGGATGGACAGTGATGCTGAAGTCTCCTTCACAGGTTTGTATTCACCTAAACATACGAAGCCAAGAAAAGTCAAGAATAAAGAGAGGATGTTTTAAAACAGATGTTCTTTATTAAGAATGGTTGGTTCTGTGCACAGATGAAGCACCGATGTCCGAGCTCGGCCACTCCAACGGCCTTTACAGCAGTCTGAGCGAGAGTTCACCGGCTCTGAGCCGTCAGGGCGGAGGTCACGGTCAGTTCCCACTGGATCACGGCGGCATGCTTCCATCCCAGGATCAGTACCATGACATCCAGGCCAGCAGTCCCTACAGCCTTCCTCAGTCTCCGGGCTCGCTGCAGGCTCTTCCCCGACACCAGCCGCTCATCTCCAGCCTGGTCTACCCCGAATCAGGCCTGCCCATGGTGGGACAGAGCGGAGGGCAGAACATGACTCCGGGCGTTCGTATGATGGTCAGCGGCAACGGTCCCAGCTCAGATTTGTCCACGGGAAGCAGCGGCGGCTATCCGGACTTCCCTGCGAGCCCGGCGTCCTGGTTGGATGAGGTCGACCATGCCCAGTTCTGAAGACAATATGAGTGGATTAATAACTCTACGATTGGGTCCGGTGATCTGCTTTTTTCATCCTTGGGATGGAATGGACAGCAGAGTCGGACTTTCGGTTCCAGATGAGCTAAAGGACACAACAGTATGGAAAACTTGGGCTCTTCACAAGCGAACGCCATACGCCAGCATCACTTCGACACTGTCCGGATACAGTGCACCGACTGTACCAGCAAACATCACTTCTCATGGCTGTTATTGGTGTTTAAATGTGATCTCACAGGTTTTGGTCAAAGCGTCTGGTCGTTGCCAAATGTCTATATGCATTATATAACATGTTATCaatgtgttgtctttatttttatacGACCCCCTCGGACGATATGGGAAACGCGGATGTGTTCTGCAACAGGGATAGACaagttgtagttgttgtttcTCTATTGAATAGCTCTTCTATGCATTCGTGTGTTTTCACATGTACCTTGTGCATTTCACTCTGTCCGAGAGATCTGGAcgtgtttgtttatgtgaaagaaatgttttatgtcttatTTATTCTCTATGATGATGCTTAAGTAATATACAGTAGGTCTTTAATAAATTTGTCAGTGAAATCTTACGGTAGCGCCCTGGCACTGATGTTTATTGCGTCGAGCTCGTGCTTTCATGCCTTCATTTGCTAAAAGGATGCAGATTCTCGTCTTTTTATAGCGACTTCATTGTTATGCGCTCCGTAAAGAGCCATTTGATCCCAGCAGGTTTCTCCGGTGGCCCGTTTGGCACGGAGACGATGGGCCGGTCTTGgatatttatttctctcttttttttccgAGATTAATCACATTGATCTTATATCGGGGCACGGATAATGGAGCCGGGTCTGGCTGAGTCGGCAAATTGCAGGTCTGGCTTGTGACCAAAGCTGTATCAAGAGTTCAACGCCTCTTTAGTACAGAAATTTGATGCAGGCCGTACGGCAAGTTGTCGATTCGGAGATAAGCGTGCCACGTTTACCCACATGCCCCAACACTGGAGAAATATTCAGTTCAGTGGTCTGTCAGAGATCAGGGGaatttcttcatttgttttctcaCTCAAAAACACATTCTGGTTCTGgtgaactgtgtgtgtgaggcAGTGCATCCTCAGATAACGGGTGTGTTCCATTTTGAAGTGGGATGAAGGAATGTCCGAAAAGCACGatggaaaataaaatgacatcaccACATTATTTGTGTATCTGATTGTGAGTGAAGGATGCTCTGCAGTCCTAACAGAGAAGACGAGAGACACACGTGTATATATTTGAACTGCTGTCTTATGATGCAAAAGCTTGCTGGTGCATTTAATTTGCTTTATTCCCAGTGGGCatttgatgttaaatagacatcaaattgacgtcaaacatcggcatcaaagaattggtcaaaaatgcaaatcaaatcgatgtcaaaatttgacatcaaattgacatcaaattttgacgttaatttgattagcaatttcttttacattttttaacaaattgatgccctattctagaccaataaataatgaaacaacagtacttaatgtaagacatgttttattaaatacaatcagctacaattccagaaatttaaaatgttcttaaaccactaataaatataaaatgctccttgaattacatttaaattaaatattaacatttaaattaatatataaatattaagtgatctggaaaaagccatcacatgacaaaattgtacatattacaggttttgatatcatatgaaagctctcaagccctttccatttgttaaaaacatttacatttacgtgtagttatttagcagatgcttttatccaaagcgacttacagtgcacttattacagggacaatcccccttgagcaacacactggtggtggctactaggatagaaccagcaaccttttgatttaccagttcagtggtttaacccactagaccacccactccataaaaacaatttgtaaattaaataaaaacagttttggaaagggcttaatagctttcatatgatactaaaaccagtattttttatttcaccatgtgatgggttttcccagatcatatcccaaatgaacaaaaattattttgataaacaattggcttaaggcctacttattcagaatctgaacacacatcaaTCGCCGATTTCCCCTTTTGTCGTCCCATACCCCCACATCTATCGGGAGCAGACCGGAGattttttagctgtatttttttatttcagcctctGATAATGAAGGTTTGGACTGCTGTAGTGCACCTAAATGAAGATTAAACCACAATTAGCACaccttttaagacattaaaatatacctaacatttttcagcaaccatcacttgtacatagaagttaatgcaagttgctgctcttaaatgtttattaacactaagatgttcccaggtttaaataagtatctgtgaaatttagaaatgtgcactacttgcaaatatttaagagttgttaaatgttttaaatgtgtcagtttactaagataagattgtaatttaagcattacatgtttaatttacttaaaatgtagcatatgttgatagacactacatcctctaatcatacaagaaaagtaatgtagTACCTCTTATAACACGACATAGCCGTGTTTTCCAAAGGCCTTCTTCATTCCTGAGCCATCCAtattcattgttgacatcaatttgtttgtaagaattctgaaaaaaaagacaaccatatcagtattcaatgattgttaagattgttgaacaatacaactaagtgaccagaacagctgagaagttttcctttgagcacagtaacacaaattgtcattgaaccagcttttggtacctttagtagtgtgggctggtcctgcttgacacagtggaccatctaccaggacattttagaacacttcatcagtgtgtatcaaattatgaattataattatgggtatgtttcgctttgtcgcatagcatcggtaaagagattcaaatgagggcatttttattttatccgaatattaattgcaaaactaacattactcactgacatttctaaatcgttaactcaacgttacacgcttaatggatcgcacattaacattacctcagaaatcttcacggtacttctggcgggatatttcaactcaccagattctaatatatcgccaagtcatatatttcatcaaaacacaatcttctaggttttcaaagttacccaatatatatcgtattttttatttcatgagatgtttattactcacctgataaaaagcgacaaccttctccaatgcttcgaccgcatagcaaacactggcctctacgcaagacgtgatgacgtacgtttcaacggtcaacgtagtaaatcctccaaatatttttataaattttatatttttacgtgtatgtataaaataatatgttatactacatttgcatcaaatttcacacaaaaaataaattaattgttgtagtccattcactaacttcagctgctgagaaacccggaaatgtgaaataggccatggcgccgtctacaggtggtattaagaaatacataagacagataataaatgggcattaaaactacagagaatgaatgggcattgtaggcccaacatttttcataataaaattaatgattaattaatgattattaataaaaattaaggaaaaataaaaatttataaaaaataataaaaaagttataagagttttttgactaaaatgaacatgaagttgtaatactgtaaaaatggtacatacattataaggtattacaattttatgagtattttcaattacagcaatgtttttctaattttacagtaatataatatcactataaataaccaaaataaggaaacataatactttatgtggggttacagcaaaaatgctgcttttgtttttaatattttaaattgtaattacatctgaatgtattattggcaaatcagtatattttcttgtaaaatttaacaatcactgtttccttttatttcagcatgagtatttacatacttttaaaaaaagtgttttttaccacagaagttacagcagtccactttcatgtacaaatccaacaactgcttcaaaagatgtgacaaatagatgcattttgaggggccagttagaagaaaaatgctatttcaactggatttacattgatgtcaatatgatgtcaatacaacatcaaatgaatgcctataatgcaacgttgatttgacgtcatttcaatgtcaaacatattgggctatacttacattaaccaatttcagtatgggataaacatcatattttcacctcattaaaaaccttgaagaatttaatgtatgatttgaatttgaaatgatgtggtgCACCATCTTGATCAAATCTTGTCTGAAATTTGACGTCAAATTGACATCGAGGTGCCCGCTGGGttgtctttttaaatttaattgatTTCCTTGTAAGGGGAAAAACTACATTGCATTGAGATACAGAGATCtagataatataaaatattaaaacagatAAAGAGTTACAAAAAATTTGTCAAACAAAGAATTTAGCATTAATTCAACAGCATAGTTACTGGCagacaaatgaaacaaatacatCTTGCAGAAAAAGCttaaaactcattttaataAAGGGGATTGACAGCAGCACCTGACTGCATTGGAAAAGTCCACAACTCTCACTTTGTCGGActttgtatttctgtttttcatggGTGCTGCAAACTGGACATGACATCACGTTTCTGCAGCTCGACCTCAatgttgtggtgttttttttaagcattaGGCTGTCGGGTGGGAATTATTGTTCCTGCTCGAGCTGGTCTGCATCTTTCTGTTCACCTTGTCCAGCTGCTGATGAAGATTTACTCTCCTTCTGTCGTGTGCTTTATCTTCAGATGTAAGTCATGTAACTGAAGGCGCGTGAGAGTGAACGCAGTCCAGAGactgaatgaaatgtaaaagcagTGCTAATCTGAGAGGATCTGAGCTGTGGTCAGTTTTCAGGACATCTCGGTGGATTTGTCAGTAAAATAGTTGATTCACTGGAGTTTTTCTTTCTAAGATGCTCCGGTGATGGATGTGTCAATACATCTCAGACAAAACACAGATTACACCTGCAGGTGTTCACTTAGTGAACTCAATTCAGTTGAACAGCAGAGATTATCTCTCCCACTCTCTCCTTAACTTTACACGCCTTCATTTCCATAAGGGACACAAAGAGAATTTCCTGTCgggatcattgtgtgtgtgtttgtgtgcgtgtgtgtgtgtgtgaacatttTCCACCGTCCTTTTGACAAATAGTGGGCTTTCACATTTCTGTAAATGCTAAAGATCCACACATCGAGTACATTAACcaacaaacatgcaaaaacatGTCACACGTGattataatgtgttttatactgTGTTTAGGTGTTTGCCATGTGATATCTCATTACACTGTATTAAATGGATATTCCTGGTGAAACAGAAGATATGCTCTCTCAAAATCATCCTGTGTGCTGTAGGTTatcacatattttcattttaaccttaaataaaaagacaaaaaagttttaatacaTTGACAGAAAAGCAGGTTTAATGGAAGTACtctcttaaaaatgaaggtgcttaaaccgttcttcacagcgatatcataaaagaaccatttttggttccacaaagaaccattttgtcaacggttctttaaagaacattctCTTTCTTACCTGTTCATAATCTGAAGAAGCTTTTTTTGCCACAAGGAAccttttatgaaacagaaagAACCCTTAaatgcacctttatt of Triplophysa dalaica isolate WHDGS20190420 chromosome 4, ASM1584641v1, whole genome shotgun sequence contains these proteins:
- the lhx3 gene encoding LIM/homeobox protein Lhx3; this translates as MEQNKARHSPKESPSHHTEMLLALLTHREELRKDIPVCAGCNQHIVDRFILKVLDRHWHSKCLKCSDCQSQLAEKCFSRGDSVYCKDDFFKRFGTKCAACQQGIPPTQVVRRAQDFVYHLHCFACVVCKRQLATGDEYYLMEDSRLVCKGDYETAKQREADSTAKRPRTTITAKQLETLKNAYNNSPKPARHVREQLSSETGLDMRVVQVWFQNRRAKEKRLKKDAGRQRWGQYFRNMKRSRGGSKSDKDSTQEDGMDSDAEVSFTDEAPMSELGHSNGLYSSLSESSPALSRQGGGHGQFPLDHGGMLPSQDQYHDIQASSPYSLPQSPGSLQALPRHQPLISSLVYPESGLPMVGQSGGQNMTPGVRMMVSGNGPSSDLSTGSSGGYPDFPASPASWLDEVDHAQF